From the Mastacembelus armatus chromosome 14, fMasArm1.2, whole genome shotgun sequence genome, one window contains:
- the LOC113142578 gene encoding olfactory receptor 1-like — MVPGRKSATISNVTFVRPAKFYINGFSNIPHVTYFYIFLCFVYIMTVVGNVLLLSVIFLVKTLHTPKYMIVFNLALTDLCGSTALIPKVLDTFLSDNRYIVYEACLSYMFFVWFFGGVQSWTLVTMAYDRFIAICFPLRYHSIVTKPAIAAMLLFSWVVLLSLFAFSIGLLDRLSFCGSLVIQSFFCDHGPTYRLACNDTSLNYTMVIVVFTIIMCFPPLLIALTYVCIAIALSRIASHKERVKALKTCTSHLILVAIFFLPLLGTNIAALTSSLHPNARIINSTLTHTIPALLNPIIYSLKTEEVLNSIRKLYKNNRMTLTRQVQHIKITLQGHSDTHFFSIMRSPRTVTFKNCVLCKTKGPQQENE; from the exons ATGGTCCCAGGCAGGAAAAgtgctaccatatctaatgtcacatttgttcgtcctgcaaaattcTACATCAatggattttccaacatccctcatgttacatatttttatatcttcctgtgttttgtctatatcatgactgttgttgggaatgttctccttctctcagtgattttcctggtcaagactcttcatactcctaaatacatgattgtgttcaacctggctttgacagatttgtgtgggagcactgctctcatcccaaaagtcttagacacatttttgtctgacaacagatacattgtctatgaggcttgtttaagttatatgttctttgtttggttttttggaggtgtgcagtcatggacacttgtcactatggcatatgacagatttatagcaatttgcttccctttaaggtaccatagtattgtgactaaaccagctattgctgcaatgctgctgttttcatgggttgttttattgagtttatttgcattttcaattGGACTACTTgatcgtctctccttctgtggatctttggtgatacaaagctttttctgtgatcatGGACCAACATATCGTCTGGCCTGTAATGACACGTCTTTAAATTACACAATGGTAATTGTAGTCTTCACTATAATCATGTGCTTCCCTCCTCTATTAATAGCactgacatatgtttgcattgccatagcactgagcaggattgcatcacataaagaaagagtcaaagcattgaaaacttgtacttctcacctgattcttgtggctattttCTTCCTACCTCTCTTGGGCACCAACATAGCTGCACtgacctcctccctccatcctaaTGCCAGGATCATAAACTCTACTTTGACACACACCATACCAGCTTTGCTcaatcctattatatactctttaaagacagaagaagtgctgaactctatcaggaaactttacaaaaacaataggATGA CTCTAACACGGCAGGTACAGCACATCAAAATCACATTGCAGGgacactctgacacacactttttttcaaTCATGCGGTCTCCCCGAACTGTCACATTCAAAAACTGTGTCCTGTGCAAAACAAAAG GACCTCAGCAAGAGAATGAGTGA